The genomic DNA AGTTTTACCATGACCTCGATGATCTGAACCAATTACTATATAATTATTTTTGTTTAAGAATTCTACAAAATTAATATATCTCAATGTGTGTTCTGCACTACCATGAACTAGATGAATTACTCCAACTGGATTTTTTACTTCATCTCAGATATATGTATGTAATTCTTTATTGTCAAAGCTTTTAATCTTTATTTCTTTCATATATTTTTTCCTAACTTTATTTAATATTTTATAATAATTTAATAAAAAACAAAAATCTAGTTACAGTTAATTTTTTATAAAAAAACCGATTTGTTATAATCGGTTAAGTAATTATTATAATTTTGAAATAGAACTAACTTTTAAGTATTTACCTTCATAACTTAATTTGATTTCAAATTTATTTTCTGTATTTGTTGTAGCATCTTTTACAGTGTAAGTAAAGTCATTAGTTTGTTGTCCATCAATTGTAACTTTTAAACTATCAAATACTTTATTTGCTTCTGATTTTGTAACTTTTATTTTTTCACCAAAATCATTAATCATACCATTTAAAGTATTACCAACTACTCCAACTCAAGTTACATTTTCTTGAATAACTGTTTGTAATTGTTCTAGAACTGATTTTTCTTTAATACTTCCATCACTATTTAATCCCAATATATTCATCATATTATCAAGATCTGCTAATGCATTTGATAAAGTACTATTTGTATATAATCTTTTAAACAATTCAGCAAAACTATCAAATTTAACAATAACATCACTTGTATCATCATCTCTTGCTTCAGGTTTTTTAGGAGTAGCATTTTCAATCATTTTATTAACAATGAATTGTAAAGAATTTGTAGTTAAAAATCCCATTCCTAAATCTTTTTTACTATCAAAAACTTTTACTTCTTCTTTTTTAGAAGCAAATAAAGGTAATTTAAAGATATTTTCAATTGGACCTTGTAACATTTTTTTAATTGATAGTCCTAATTTTTCATTTTTATTATCATAAAGATATTCTATTCATTTTCCTATTGTTGCAAAATTTGAATTTCAATCACCATTTTCAACAATACTTTTAATTAAAGTTTTTAACATTCCATCTGGGAAACTAGAAATAAAATTTGGAATCATTTCAAAAGTACCTTTTAAATCATTAGTTAAAAGACCGTTTGAACTTTCACATCCTATACCTCAATTAATGAATGTTCTTAAAAATGAATCAATGTAAATTTTATAAATTACAGCATCCATTGATTCATTTCCTAATAGAGCTATTGCAAATTGAGAAACTATATTAATTAGTCCATTTTTTAAACCATTATAAGGTTTTAATAAATTTGTTCAATTACCTTTTGCACTTGTATTTTCACTTTTTGTTTCTGAAGGAGTTGCTAAAAATGCACCTAAAAGGTTTCTTATAACTCTTGCTCCTAATCCTTTTGAACTTTCTCCTTCTTTAGCTGATGTAGAACTATCATTTACAATAATACTTAAAACTTTTAATGCATTACTAAAATTAAACACATTATCTTTTTCTGCAACTTTTGTTGTTCTTTTTGTATCAATTTCACTTATTGTTAATTCTTTTGAAGTTAATTCTGTAACACTATAAGAATTTAAATAAACTAATAAAGTTCTAACAAAGAATAAAACTCCAGGCAAACTTCCAATATCTGTTAATAAATCTAAATTTATTTTTTTAGATCCATTTAAGACCCCACCAATATTTTGTCCTAAAACTTTTGAAGCTCCAAAGATATTACTGTTGATATCTCTAGAATTTTTATAACTTAATGCTTCAGAACTACTATCTTTATTTATAATTTTATCAATTGAATTTGATAATGCAATAATACTTGCATTCATTGCATCTTCAAAACTTAAAAATTCTCCCTTATCATCTTTATATGCATCAATACTAAAAGCTTTTTCAAAATCTTTTAAAACATCATCTGTAACGATTTTTCCTAATGATTTAATCAAATCAACTGAAACAAAATCTTTTAGTTTTTGACCAACTAAAGCCATTAATCCTGGAAATGCAGCAGGATTTGCAAGTGATTTTAAAATAGTTGGAACAGATTGTAATAATGATCCTAAAGTTGACATAGTACCACTTATTTCTGGTGCAACTACTTCACCTTTATAAACACTATCATCAACTGCTACATCACTTGAAACAAATTCACTACTATTTTTAAAGTATTTACTTGCTATTTCACTATATCTAGTATAGGCATTTGTTTCTACACCAGAAAAACTTATAATTTTTAAGTTTGATATATAATTGTTTTTTACATGATCATTCATAATGTATGAAGAACTGTAATGAACTTTATTTAATCCTTCACTTGTTGTATCAATTTCATTTTGATTTAAATACAACGCTTTTGCATACTGAGACATTAAAATAGAAATGTTATCTTGATCTTCTTTGCCATCAAAACTCGTATTAGTTTTTGCACCACATGCAATTGCAAATGACACTGGAGAAGCACTGATAGATAATACTCCTAAAATACTAATTAATTTTTTCATTGTATAACCCCTTTATTAAATATTTATCAAACCTAATTGTGATAATAAGTTTCAAATTTTATCTGCTACGAATTTATGACCAGCAGCTGTAGGATGAACTTGATCTATAAAGAAAAATTCATCTATATTATTTACTTGATATTCTTTTCTGACAGTTGCATTAATATCAATGTTTGTTAAATCTAAACTTCCTAAATCAAATGCAGTTGATGTACATAAGTTATTTTCTATGTTTGCATTTGGAGTTGTTTTTTTAAATTCATCTAAAATATTTTTTAACTCTGAATAAAGATTGTATGTTTTAATGACATCATTTGTTTCTTTATTTATTTTTGTTATTAAATTTGATAATTTTGAGTCAAACTCTTGGCATAATAATTTAATTTTATTTAAATCATCTTCAGTATATGGTTTTTCTGTATTTTTATTGTTATATCTAGGAGTTAATAAAATATCTGGAGGACTTGCAAAAATGATTTTTTTTGCACCATTGTTGATTAAAGTATAAAAACATTTTTTTATATTTTCTATTGCATTATTCATAATATCTGCTTGTGCATTCAAATCATCTCTTGCATCAGCTAGAGCAAATAAATCGTTTCCCCCAATTTCAATAAAGAATAAATCATTTTCATTGATAACTTGTTGTTGAACTAGAGCAACTGCTTGTTTATAAATTCCAGTTTTTCCCATCAATAATTGTGATGCTAAACCAGATCCTTCATATGCAGTTGCTCCTCCAACTGAATAATTTCTTCCTCAAGACTTTTTACCTTTATAGTCAACATCAGCTTGGTGAATTAAGTTAGATGATTTAAAACT from Spiroplasma tabanidicola includes the following:
- a CDS encoding lipoprotein → MKKLISILGVLSISASPVSFAIACGAKTNTSFDGKEDQDNISILMSQYAKALYLNQNEIDTTSEGLNKVHYSSSYIMNDHVKNNYISNLKIISFSGVETNAYTRYSEIASKYFKNSSEFVSSDVAVDDSVYKGEVVAPEISGTMSTLGSLLQSVPTILKSLANPAAFPGLMALVGQKLKDFVSVDLIKSLGKIVTDDVLKDFEKAFSIDAYKDDKGEFLSFEDAMNASIIALSNSIDKIINKDSSSEALSYKNSRDINSNIFGASKVLGQNIGGVLNGSKKINLDLLTDIGSLPGVLFFVRTLLVYLNSYSVTELTSKELTISEIDTKRTTKVAEKDNVFNFSNALKVLSIIVNDSSTSAKEGESSKGLGARVIRNLLGAFLATPSETKSENTSAKGNWTNLLKPYNGLKNGLINIVSQFAIALLGNESMDAVIYKIYIDSFLRTFINWGIGCESSNGLLTNDLKGTFEMIPNFISSFPDGMLKTLIKSIVENGDWNSNFATIGKWIEYLYDNKNEKLGLSIKKMLQGPIENIFKLPLFASKKEEVKVFDSKKDLGMGFLTTNSLQFIVNKMIENATPKKPEARDDDTSDVIVKFDSFAELFKRLYTNSTLSNALADLDNMMNILGLNSDGSIKEKSVLEQLQTVIQENVTWVGVVGNTLNGMINDFGEKIKVTKSEANKVFDSLKVTIDGQQTNDFTYTVKDATTNTENKFEIKLSYEGKYLKVSSISKL
- a CDS encoding SGNH/GDSL hydrolase family protein, whose product is MKKILTLLSMVTISISTASASVACLPAQAKINTTFDNLIGKDIDKSNAVDTSEDPANHFGVSNFYTLGDSLSDNGGLVTIAKDELGVDAKMSGEYKNGFSNGLRTAELINQKLNFSADSFKSSNLIHQADVDYKGKKSWGRNYSVGGATAYEGSGLASQLLMGKTGIYKQAVALVQQQVINENDLFFIEIGGNDLFALADARDDLNAQADIMNNAIENIKKCFYTLINNGAKKIIFASPPDILLTPRYNNKNTEKPYTEDDLNKIKLLCQEFDSKLSNLITKINKETNDVIKTYNLYSELKNILDEFKKTTPNANIENNLCTSTAFDLGSLDLTNIDINATVRKEYQVNNIDEFFFIDQVHPTAAGHKFVADKIWNLLSQLGLINI